One region of SAR324 cluster bacterium genomic DNA includes:
- a CDS encoding flagellin, whose amino-acid sequence MSLRVNTNVSAINTHRNLTINNTEQSKSMERLSSGMKINRGADGPASLVISERLRSQTAGLKQAIDNSEAGISLVQTAEAALDEVSSALITARQLAVHAANEAVNDDVMLRADQQEIDNIIATVNRIAQNTQYGTKTLLDGSKGATGVVSGANLEFVGATQDTQSSGATGYEVSLTQAARRAQMAGTVELTNDIIDRGEQLTITEGSKTVNFKTIQGETVENNLNALNAAIKEAGLNVELMRAPESETSANAPQIISLRHKEFGSEHSFKVSSTTQGLLSSKGDVYDTIANGLDVAGEINGEEATGKGQVLTGNVGNANTDGLAIRYTGEALPSQPNPPDVPESLEPAVQLAERDLGDLTPINAGTVTLAQNSLVFQIGSNAEQTSSLALRNMRTNSLGTGVENVSGFQSLADIDVTNAIQAQDSMRVLDRALEEVSSTRGEIGAFQKNNLESNLNYLRIAHENVMSSESVIRDADMAEEMTKFTRNQIMVESSTAMLAQANSRSQSVLRLLNG is encoded by the coding sequence ATGTCCTTACGTGTAAACACTAATGTTTCTGCTATCAATACACATCGCAATCTGACTATCAATAACACAGAGCAGTCCAAGTCGATGGAGCGCTTATCGTCTGGGATGAAGATTAACCGAGGAGCAGATGGACCAGCTTCTTTGGTGATCAGCGAGCGTTTGCGGTCTCAAACAGCTGGTTTGAAGCAAGCGATCGACAACTCTGAGGCTGGAATTTCCTTAGTTCAAACGGCAGAAGCTGCATTGGATGAGGTGAGTTCAGCGCTGATCACTGCTCGGCAGTTGGCGGTTCACGCTGCCAACGAGGCGGTCAATGATGATGTAATGCTTCGTGCCGATCAGCAGGAGATTGATAATATCATCGCGACTGTCAACCGCATCGCTCAAAACACTCAGTATGGCACCAAAACGTTGTTGGACGGTAGTAAGGGGGCCACGGGTGTTGTCTCCGGAGCCAACTTGGAGTTCGTCGGAGCTACTCAAGACACTCAGAGTTCCGGTGCAACCGGCTACGAGGTAAGCCTTACTCAGGCAGCTCGTCGGGCTCAGATGGCAGGGACCGTCGAATTGACGAACGACATTATTGATCGTGGGGAGCAGCTGACCATCACGGAGGGTTCCAAGACTGTTAACTTCAAGACGATTCAAGGTGAGACTGTTGAGAACAATCTCAATGCTTTGAATGCTGCGATCAAGGAAGCCGGTCTAAATGTCGAACTGATGCGTGCTCCTGAGAGCGAGACGAGCGCGAATGCTCCTCAGATCATTAGCTTGCGTCACAAAGAATTTGGAAGTGAACACTCCTTCAAAGTCTCAAGTACTACTCAGGGACTTCTTTCTTCCAAAGGTGATGTGTACGACACCATTGCCAATGGATTAGATGTCGCGGGTGAGATCAATGGTGAGGAAGCAACCGGAAAAGGTCAGGTACTGACTGGCAATGTTGGAAACGCCAATACGGACGGTTTGGCTATTCGATACACCGGTGAGGCACTGCCTAGTCAACCAAATCCACCAGATGTACCAGAATCTCTTGAGCCTGCAGTTCAGCTTGCAGAGAGAGATTTGGGTGATCTGACTCCAATCAATGCCGGAACCGTTACGCTGGCACAGAACTCTTTGGTCTTCCAAATTGGTTCAAACGCTGAGCAAACATCCTCGTTAGCGCTACGTAACATGCGTACTAACAGCTTGGGGACTGGTGTGGAGAATGTCAGTGGCTTCCAGTCTCTGGCAGATATCGACGTGACCAACGCTATTCAAGCTCAGGATAGCATGCGTGTGTTAGATCGGGCTCTGGAAGAGGTGTCCTCAACCCGTGGTGAGATTGGGGCCTTCCAGAAGAATAATCTGGAGAGCAACCTGAACTACTTGCGAATCGCTCACGAGAACGTGATGAGTTCAGAGTCTGTGATCCGCGATGCAGATATGGCTGAGGAGATGACCAAGTTCACTCGTAATCAGATCATGGTTGAGTCTTCAACAGCAATGTTGGCTCAGGCAAATTCACGATCTCAGTCTGTTCTACGCTTACTGAACGGCTAA
- a CDS encoding flagellin has protein sequence MSLRVNTNVSAINSHRNLITNNMEQSKSMERLSSGLKINRGADGPASLVISERLRSQTAGLKQAIDNSEAGISLVQTAEAALNEVSSALITARQLAVHAANEAVNDDVMLRADQQEIDNILATVNRIAQNTQYGSKTLLDGSKGATGVVSGANLEFVGATQETKSSGATGYEVSMTQASRRAQVTGTTALTNEIIDRGEQITITEGSKTVNFRTIKGETVENNMNALNAAIKEAGLNIDMIRSPEDETGANEGQIISLRHKEFGSDYSFKVASSTAGLVSAQGNVYDTVSNGLDVAGEISGEEATGKGQILTGNVGNENTDGLAIRYTGDALPGQPSPPDIPPIMTPPMQLSEASLGDLAPTKAGTVTLAQNSLIFQIGSNAEQTTSLALRNMRTNSLGTGVDTESGFQSLADIDVTAPVKAQDSMRLLDRALEEVSSTRAEIGAFQKNNLESNLNYLRIAHENVMSSESVIRDADMAEEMTKFTRNQIMVQSSTAMLAQANARSQSVLSLLS, from the coding sequence ATGTCATTACGAGTCAACACCAACGTTTCTGCAATCAATTCGCATCGGAATTTGATTACGAACAATATGGAACAGTCCAAATCGATGGAACGCTTGTCATCAGGTCTGAAGATCAACCGTGGAGCAGACGGCCCTGCCTCCCTCGTGATCAGCGAACGCTTGCGATCTCAAACAGCCGGTTTGAAGCAAGCGATCGACAACTCTGAAGCTGGCATTTCTCTCGTTCAAACAGCAGAGGCTGCGCTGAATGAGGTAAGTTCTGCTTTGATTACTGCTCGGCAATTAGCAGTTCATGCCGCGAACGAAGCTGTCAACGATGATGTGATGTTGCGTGCAGATCAACAGGAAATTGACAATATCTTAGCCACCGTCAATCGAATCGCTCAGAATACCCAGTATGGTTCCAAAACGCTGCTAGATGGCAGTAAGGGAGCTACCGGTGTGGTTTCTGGAGCAAACCTAGAGTTTGTCGGTGCTACGCAAGAGACCAAAAGCTCAGGCGCGACTGGCTACGAAGTTAGTATGACCCAGGCATCACGCCGAGCTCAAGTCACTGGAACAACTGCCCTAACCAATGAAATCATTGATCGTGGAGAGCAAATTACGATCACAGAAGGTTCCAAGACGGTGAATTTCCGAACCATCAAAGGAGAAACTGTCGAAAACAATATGAACGCCTTGAACGCGGCGATCAAGGAAGCTGGACTGAACATTGACATGATCCGGTCCCCAGAAGATGAGACAGGTGCAAACGAGGGGCAGATCATCAGTTTGCGCCACAAGGAATTTGGTAGTGACTACTCTTTCAAGGTAGCCAGTTCCACAGCTGGATTGGTTTCTGCTCAAGGCAACGTCTACGACACAGTTTCCAATGGGCTGGATGTAGCCGGTGAAATCAGTGGGGAAGAGGCAACAGGCAAAGGCCAGATTCTAACGGGTAACGTTGGTAATGAGAATACCGACGGTTTAGCGATTCGCTACACAGGTGATGCACTACCAGGCCAGCCAAGTCCTCCAGACATTCCACCAATCATGACTCCTCCAATGCAACTTAGTGAGGCGTCATTGGGAGATCTTGCCCCGACCAAAGCAGGTACGGTTACCCTGGCTCAGAATTCTCTAATTTTCCAGATTGGTTCGAATGCAGAGCAGACTACTTCATTGGCTCTGCGTAACATGCGCACAAACAGCCTAGGAACTGGCGTTGATACGGAGAGTGGCTTTCAGTCGTTGGCAGATATCGACGTGACTGCGCCTGTGAAAGCACAAGACAGCATGCGGTTGTTGGATCGGGCTTTGGAAGAGGTCTCTTCGACTCGGGCAGAGATTGGCGCCTTCCAGAAGAACAATCTGGAAAGCAACCTGAACTACTTACGGATTGCCCACGAGAACGTGATGAGTTCAGAGTCTGTGATCCGTGATGCCGATATGGCAGAAGAAATGACCAAGTTCACTCGTAACCAGATCATGGTCCAGTCCTCTACAGCGATGTTGGCTCAAGCAAATGCAAGGTCTCAGTCAGTACTGAGCCTGCTCAGCTAA
- a CDS encoding flagellin, which produces MSLRVNTNMAAVNTHRNLVVNNGKQAEAMEHLSSGLKVNRGADGPASLVISERLRAQTAGLKQAIDNSEAGISLVQTAEAALDEVSSALITARQLAVHAANEAVNDEVMLQADQKEINNILATINRVVQSRQFGMKVLLDGSKGATGVTSGANLEFVGATQATQSSGASGYEVVLNQAARRAQMAGMVALDNEIIDRGEQLTITEGSKTVNFRTIKGETVENNLNALNAAIQEAGLNVELMRTPEDETEANAPQIISLRHKEFGSQHSFKVSSTTQGILSTKSDVYDTIANGLDVAGEINGEEATGVGQVLTGNTGNASTDGLAVRYSGLALPGQPDPADIPDSLDPPMQLSETALGNLSGVSAGNVTLAQNSLVFQIGSNPSQTTSLALRNMRTDNLGTGVENVSDFGSLSEVDVTNPVKAQDSMRVLDRALEEVSSTRAEIGAFQKNNLESNLNYLRTAHENVMSSESVIRDADMAEAMTKFTRDQIMVESSTAMLAQANARAESVVQLLS; this is translated from the coding sequence ATGTCTCTACGAGTCAATACAAATATGGCTGCGGTCAACACGCACCGCAACTTGGTAGTCAACAATGGCAAGCAAGCTGAGGCGATGGAACATCTATCGTCAGGCTTGAAGGTCAACCGAGGAGCCGATGGCCCAGCTTCCCTAGTGATCAGTGAGCGCTTGCGAGCACAGACCGCGGGCTTAAAACAGGCCATTGATAATTCTGAAGCCGGAATTTCGCTGGTACAAACGGCAGAGGCGGCTTTGGATGAAGTCAGCTCTGCTCTGATCACAGCCCGGCAGTTGGCCGTTCATGCTGCCAACGAAGCAGTGAATGATGAGGTGATGCTGCAGGCAGATCAGAAGGAGATCAACAACATCCTGGCTACCATCAACCGGGTGGTTCAAAGCCGACAGTTTGGCATGAAGGTGCTGTTGGATGGTAGCAAAGGTGCAACCGGGGTGACTTCTGGAGCTAACCTGGAATTTGTGGGAGCAACTCAAGCTACGCAAAGTTCTGGTGCTTCTGGTTACGAAGTCGTTCTCAACCAGGCGGCGCGTCGAGCCCAGATGGCTGGAATGGTTGCTCTGGATAATGAGATCATTGATCGTGGCGAGCAACTGACCATTACCGAGGGTTCGAAAACGGTCAACTTCAGGACGATCAAAGGTGAGACGGTTGAAAACAACTTGAATGCTCTGAACGCAGCAATCCAAGAAGCAGGTTTGAATGTGGAGTTGATGCGAACTCCCGAAGATGAGACGGAAGCAAATGCTCCTCAGATCATTAGCCTTCGTCACAAGGAATTTGGCAGCCAGCACAGCTTCAAGGTTTCCAGTACAACACAAGGGATCCTGTCCACCAAGAGTGACGTGTATGATACGATCGCCAACGGTTTGGACGTTGCCGGGGAGATCAATGGAGAGGAAGCAACGGGTGTTGGGCAGGTCCTGACTGGGAATACTGGCAATGCCAGCACCGATGGCTTGGCAGTGCGATACTCAGGTTTGGCCTTGCCAGGGCAACCAGATCCTGCAGATATTCCAGACTCTCTTGATCCACCGATGCAACTCTCTGAGACTGCGCTGGGCAACCTGTCAGGAGTCAGCGCAGGGAACGTCACGCTTGCTCAAAACTCCTTAGTTTTTCAGATTGGTTCTAACCCGTCACAGACCACTTCGCTGGCCTTGCGCAACATGCGCACAGACAATCTCGGCACTGGAGTTGAGAATGTAAGTGACTTCGGCTCTTTGTCTGAGGTAGATGTCACCAACCCGGTCAAGGCCCAGGATTCGATGAGAGTCCTGGATCGGGCTTTGGAAGAAGTCTCTTCCACTCGTGCTGAAATCGGGGCCTTTCAGAAGAACAATCTGGAGAGCAACCTGAACTATCTGCGCACTGCTCACGAGAATGTGATGAGTTCAGAATCTGTAATCCGAGATGCAGACATGGCCGAGGCAATGACAAAGTTCACGCGGGACCAGATCATGGTTGAGTCTTCTACTGCGATGCTTGCTCAGGCAAATGCCCGTGCGGAGTCAGTTGTTCAACTGCTGAGTTGA
- a CDS encoding aminotransferase class IV produces MSQEELVYLNRQLIPANQASIAIYDAAVVLGATLTDMERTFNHQIFQLDQHIERFYRSCKFARIEPAESKSETQNIIEQLVKHNSQFLRPGQELGCIQFISPGEFKAYAGAAGQNKGMKPTFCIHTFPLPFSIWRHFYTEGAHVVTPSIRHVPPECIDPKIKCRSRMHWWLADKETHLVDPKAISLCLDLQGNVAETSGSNFLMYKAGTIWSPTSRNILPGVSSQFLRQLAAELDINWIEKDFQVYDVINAEEAFLASTPYCVAPVTKINGLPISNGEIGPVFKALIQLWGKRVELDLEEQILKPF; encoded by the coding sequence ATGAGCCAAGAAGAACTCGTCTATTTAAACAGACAACTGATTCCTGCCAATCAGGCCAGCATCGCTATTTACGATGCAGCAGTTGTATTGGGGGCGACCCTAACGGATATGGAAAGAACATTTAACCATCAAATCTTTCAACTGGATCAACATATCGAAAGATTTTACCGATCCTGCAAATTTGCGAGGATTGAACCTGCTGAATCAAAATCGGAAACCCAAAATATTATTGAACAGTTGGTCAAGCATAACTCACAGTTTCTAAGACCAGGTCAGGAACTTGGGTGTATTCAATTTATTTCCCCAGGCGAATTTAAAGCATATGCTGGTGCTGCAGGCCAGAATAAGGGAATGAAACCCACTTTTTGTATTCATACCTTCCCCCTACCTTTTTCCATTTGGCGTCATTTTTACACCGAAGGTGCACATGTCGTAACTCCATCCATTCGGCATGTTCCACCAGAATGTATTGACCCAAAGATCAAATGCAGAAGTAGGATGCACTGGTGGTTAGCAGATAAAGAAACTCACCTGGTCGATCCTAAAGCAATTTCTCTCTGCTTGGATCTGCAAGGAAACGTTGCAGAAACCAGTGGCTCTAATTTTTTGATGTATAAAGCAGGAACGATCTGGAGTCCTACCTCAAGAAATATTCTGCCGGGAGTTAGCAGCCAATTCCTAAGGCAACTGGCGGCAGAACTTGATATCAACTGGATAGAGAAGGATTTTCAGGTTTATGACGTGATCAACGCAGAAGAAGCCTTTTTGGCAAGTACTCCTTATTGCGTGGCTCCAGTCACGAAGATCAATGGTCTGCCAATCAGTAATGGTGAGATCGGACCTGTATTTAAAGCCTTGATCCAGCTATGGGGAAAAAGGGTAGAGTTGGATCTCGAGGAACAGATTCTGAAGCCCTTTTGA